Part of the Aureitalea marina genome, ACCATAAGGCCGCAAGGCCAAAGAACACAGGTATCACAAAATATGCAGCCCCTTTTAGATACAGATATACGGCACCATTGATAATGATCCAAAGGATTAGCGGTGCAACGGACAGATTCGCAACAGAAACTTGCTTCGCTAATCGTCTGTATAAGAATAAGGTAATGCCCAGGCTAAGCAGCACAAAAAAGATGATATAGGTATGTCCGTTATAGGTAAAACCATGCTGAATCTCATAGTACTCCGGGTAGATGCTCATAATCAGACTCCAGCCATATTTCCCGATGACGGTGCATAGAATAAGAGCCAGTAAGAGCACTAAACTACCTCGGCCAATACCACGTCCGCTTAGTTTGCCTTTCTTCATGCCCCATCCTACAAGGACTAGTAACAAAACCACTGTGATCACCCACATGGGGAGGATCCAGGAGAATGGATAATTGATCATCTTGATAAATGGGAAGTTGACATATACATCGTCTTCACTGGCGCGAACATTCAGGTCTGCTTGGGCAAGATGGGTAAGCAACGGTAAAAGATAGCTGCCCTGATGCTGCAAGGTGTTTCTATCCAAGTTCTCAAAATTATCGTTGGCGGTATGGTAATCAAAGTGATCATCGATAAATGCAAAGAAGTATCCGTCTATATCTGCCCCTTCTCTCAAGACAGTTGAGTCCGTATCATTTGGCAGCATTTTATAGATGCTATACATCAAAGATGAGGCAACTGGGTATTCTGTTCCAGCCTCCTTGAAGGCTTTGATAAGCCCTTGGTTTCCATGATTAGTCTCGACGATCATGTTACTTGGGCCACCACTTCCACGAGCTTCAAAATTCAGAGCCAAGTCAACTTCTTGGGCCCAAGGATGTTCATCGACAAACAACTGCGCTCCGTCCAAACCGATCTCTTCAGCATCAGTAAAGAGAATGATAATATCGTTCTTCGGCGGGACGCCAGCATTTAAAAAGGCCCTAACACTTTCCAAGATGGTCACAACTCCACTTCCTGCGTCACTGGCCCCATAACTAGGCACCAAGGCACTATCGTAATGAGAGAAAATCATCAATGTTCGGTCGCCAATCGTCCCATCTATCTTGGCAAGAATGTTTACCGGCTTGTCCAAAACGCCTCGGTTTTGGTTAATCACGAAACCTTCCTGAATTTGGGGGTCTAATCCAAGTTCTTTCAGCTGCTCCACCAGGTAGTCCTTTACCCTGTCATTAGCAGGAGAGCCATTCATATGTGGCTCACGGGAAATCTCTCGTAAATGCAACAAAGCACGCTCGGTAGAAAATTCGGTCTCCGGGATAGAGGCGGGAGTGCCCTCTCTGGGCATGAGGGTATAAAAACTGAGATAGATCAAGCCGATTACGGCCAAAAACGAGAGGAAACCATATTGACGGTTCATGCAGGACTTTGTTTAAACTTTAAAATTACGATTTATTACAGAATACCCCTACATCTGTAAGGCAGGCTTGAAGTTTACTTCCTTTTTTAGCTATATTTAAGTAGACTAAAAATAAGCGATATGGGTATCAAGAGTTATGTTGGCCGTCGAGCCAAGCCTACAAAAGGAACAGACCAGCAGATCAAAGTTTCGGACTATATGACCACTAATCTGATCAAGTTCAAGACGGATCAATCTGTTCTTGATGTCATGAATACCCTGATCAAAAAGCGCATATCAGGAGGTCCGGTTGTCAATGACAAAAATGAATTGGTCGGCATTATCTCCGAAGGCGACTGTATGAAACAAATATCGGTGAGTCGTTACTACAACCAGCCTATGAAGGACATCAAAGTTTCTGACCATATGGCCACCGATGTAGAAACCATAGATGGGAATATGAATGTTTTTGATGCAGCCGAGCTTTTCCTAAAATCTAAACGACGCCGGTTTCCCATCCTAGAAGATGGCAAGTTGGTGGGGCAGATCAGCCAAAAGGACGTGCTTAAGGCTGCATTGCAATTAAAAGGCCGAAGCTGGAGGTGATCACGTATCCCGTTTGACTATTAGATAAAGATCATTGTCCAAAGCCAGGTATCCTTGATCGTAGACATAATGATAAACACTGCCAGTTTTGGTGGTGTATGTTCCTGTGTGCAGATCAAAATCGAAACCAGCCTTTGTTAGAGTCTTTTTAGCCACCTTGGTTTTATCCCGTGTATTGAGTTGTTGTAGGATGCGGTGATTCTTTCTCAGCTGATTATTTATATTGCGAATGTATGCGGTCACGTCCTTGTTTCGGGCGTTGTGATAGCTGTTTCGGCAGCTATCATCGCAAAACTTCTTGTCTGATCGACCCACCACGCGTTCTCCACATTCCAAACAGGTTTTTTCCATCACTCGTTAATTTCGTTATCCGGGGAGTCATTGAGGTTGAATCTGTAAATAGCTTCGATCTTGGCAAAGAAGCCGCCATTTATCTCCGGGTTGAGCCTGATCCGATCGTCATTGATGCGCAAGGCAGTTATTCCCAGATCGTAGGTATCTCCGTCGGCGTACAGCTCGAAATCATTGCTAGTATACCCCAGTTTACCTCGGATCAAGACCGATTTGTCAAACCCATTCCACTGCAGATAGGAAGCAAAATCCAAGGCGCCTTGCTGAACATAGACATTACCTCTGTTTACCTGATTGATATTATAACTTCTTCCGATCCCGAAGTAGTCCAAACCAATTGTAAATGCTCCCAGTGCATAGTTTACATCAACCGATATAGGTAAGGAAACGTCCATTTCAAATCGAGAATTCGGGCTGAGATAATACCATCCGATTATTGGGGTAGTGAATATTCCAAATTGCTCGTCAGAGAGATACCAGCCAAAGCGATAGGTCAGGTTTTCGGTCTTTTTTAAGCGGGCTACAGTGTACCCTCCAAACAGCAGATCGTCCCACTCCAGGCTCTTATAGTCCGATGCCATCTTAGGAAGCATAACCAATGCGGCACTCCATTTCTCATTGAAGCTGTGATTCAAACCCAGTTGCAGGGTGGTGCTGTACAATGAAGTTCGTTGCCCGTTGGGGATCAATTGGAGTCTGCTGCTCACCAGGTCGATACCGGTGATCATGGCAGTTCGATCATTGAACTGAATAGGATAAGTCAGGTTGAGGTCGAAATAGGTTATTGACGTCTCAGAATTTGTTCCCTCAAAGCTGTTGGAGAAGGATTCGCCAAATCCAATCTTAAATACATCGACATAGTTTTGAGAAGGGGAAATGCAGGTGAACAGTATGGCCGCGATAAGCCAAAATTTAGTCAGGTCTTTCATAGGATATTCTAAAGATAGAAAATCCACTAAACTCAATACCTGAACGAGCCTTTATACATAGGGAAATTCTCTAAAATTTCTTAATTTCGCATCCTTAATTCAAGCCGCTGTTCCATGAGCACTAAGTTTAATGAATACAAGGGATTGGACCTTGCCAAACTGGGTGATGAAGTACTCGAATTCTGGAAATCCGAGAAGATTTTCGAAAAGAGTATTGCCATTCGGGAAGGGAAGACTCCATTTGTGTTCTTCGAAGGGCCACCTTCGGCTAATGGTCTCCCAGGTATCCACCACGTTATGGCTCGTGCCATCAAGGATATATTTTGCCGTTTCAAGACGCAAAAGGGCTTCAAAGTAGATCGTAAAGCCGGCTGGGACACACACGGTTTGCCAATCGAACTGGGTGTTGAAAAAGAATTAGGGATCACCAAGGAAGACATTGGGAAGAAGATCTCTGTGGAGGAGTATAATGAGGCCTGCAGGAAGGCGGTCATGCGGTACACTGATGTTTGGAACCGATTGACAGAGCGAGCCGGCTATTGGGTGGATATGGATAATCCTTATGTCACCTATGAGCCTAAGTATATGGAAACTGTTTGGTGGCTGCTGAAGGAGATCTACTCTAAAGGTTTGCTTTACAAAGGGTATACTATCCAGCCTTACTCACCAAAAGCCGGAACCGGACTAAGTTCGCATGAGCTCAACCAGCCGGGGACCTATCAGGATATTACCGATACTACGGTAGTCGCTCAGTTCAAAGCTAAAGCTGATACTTTACCGGATTTCCTTTCTGGTAAGGGGGATGTTCATTTCCTGGCATGGACCACCACTCCGTGGACATTGCCAAGTAATACCGCACTTACCGTTGGGCCCAAGATCGATTATGTGCTGGTCAAGAGTTTTAATCAGTACACCTTTGAGCCTATTCAGGTGGTGTTGGCCAAGGCCTTGGTAGGTAAGCAATTTGCAGGCAAATTTGTAGAGGCAGAAGAAGCAGGACAGTTGGCCGATTACCAGGCCGGAGATAAGAAGGTCCCGTATTGGATCGACAGTGAGTTCAAAGGAAAAGACCTGGTCGGTATCCGCTACGAACAATTACTGGATTACGCCCTGCCAAATGACAATCCGGAGAATGCTTTCCGCGTGATCAGCGGGGATTTCGTGACAACAGAGGACGGTACCGGAATTGTACACACAGCACCGACCTTCGGGGCAGACGATGCCAAGGTTGCCAAGGAAGCAGTGCCGGAAGTGCCGCCATTGCTGGTGAAGGACGAACAGGATAACCTGGTTCCACTAGTCGATCTCCAAGGACGTTTCCGTCCGGAAATGGGAGAATTGGCAGGGAAGTATGTCAAGAATGAATATTACGATGATGGTCAGGCGCCGGAGAAATCCGTGGATGTCGAGTTGGCCATCAAACTCAAAACTGAAAATAAAGCCTTCAAGGTGGAGAAATACCTGCACAGTTATCCGAACTGTTGGAGGACAGACAAACCCATCTTGTATTACCCATTGGACTCCTGGTTCATCAAGGTAACCGACTTCCGGGATCGGATGTTCGAGCTGAACCTGGGGATCAATTGGAAGCCTAAATCCACTGGCGAAGGACGCTTTGGAAACTGGTTAGCGAATGCCAATGACTGGAACCTTTCTCGTTCGCGTTACTGGGGAATACCTTTACCAATTTGGCGAACAGAAGATGGATCTGAAGAAAAGTGTATCGGTTCTGTCGAGGAGTTGAAGCTGGAAATGAAGCGGGCTGTTGAGGCCGGATTCATGAAAACCGACATCTATTCCGATTTTGTGGTTGGTGACATGTCCGAAGAGAATTATCAAACCATCGACCTGCATAAGAACATTGTAGACCAGATCGTACTGGTATCTGATTCCGGTCTACCCATGAAAAGAGAGGCAGACCTGATCGACGTATGGTTTGACAGTGGGTCCATGCCCTATTCTCAATGGCACTATCCCTTCGAGAATAAGGAGAAAGTAGAACAAACCTGGCGCAAGGCAGACTTCATCGCTGAAGGCGTAGATCAGACCCGCGGATGGTTCTATACCCTACACGCAATTGGCACTATGATCTTTGATGATGTGGCATATAAGAATGTGGTTTCCAATGGACTGGTTCTGGATAAGAACGGCCAGAAGATGTCCAAGCGATTGGGGAATGCCGCCGATCCATTCGAGACCTTGGACAAGTATGGTCCCGATGCTACACGTTGGTATATGATCAGTAATGCCAACCCTTGGGATAACCTGAAATTTGATCTTGACGGAATTGCCGAAGTACGAAATAAATTCTTCGGTACACTTTATAACACCTATAGTTTCTTTGCGCTTTATGCCAACCTGGATAATTTCGACTATCGGGAGCCAGAGACAGCATTGGAAGACCGGCCTGAGATTGATCGCTGGATACTATCCGAGCTAAACTCCCTGATACAGATCGTAGATAAGGCTTACGAGGAATACGAGCCCACCCGTGCGGCAAGGGCTATTTCCTATTTTGTTCAGGAGAACCTGAGCAACTGGTTTGTCCGATTGAGCAGAAGGCGTTTCTGGAAAGGTAGTTATGGTCCGGACAAGATCTCAGCCTACCAGACACTCTTTACTTGCCTGCTTAGAGTATCTCAGCTCAGTGCACCTGTAGCGCCCTTCTTTATGGACAGGTTATACAAGGACCTGATGTCCGGGGTTGTCCAAGAAGGACAGGAATCGGTTCACCTGAGCGATTTTCCGACAGCCAATACGGGCTGTATCGATCCGCAACTGGAGCACAAAATGCAAAAGGCGCAGACAATTTCTTCCCTGGTATTGTCGTTACGGCAACGAGAGAAGATCAAAGTTCGTCAGCCGCTGCAAAAGATCATGATCCCTGTTCTGGATCAATCCGAAAGAGAAGAGATCGAAGCCGTATCTGACCTGATCAAATCTGAGGTCAATGTAAAGGAGATCGAGCTTATAGACGAAGGATCTGGCATATTGGTCAAGCAGATCAAACCTGATTTCAAGAAACTCGGCCCCCGTTTCGGAAAAGACATGAAGGTGATAGCCCAGGCTATTAATGACTTTGGTCAGGAAGAGATCATGCAGCTGGAAAAAGATGGGGAAATATCAGTTTCTCATAACGAAAAAAGCAGTACATTGACCCTCGACGATGTGATCATAAGCTCTCAGGACATTGAAGGCTGGCTGGTCGCTAACGCTGACGGAGTCACGGTTGCACTGGATGTTAACATCAACCCCGATTTGCGTAATGAGGGCATAGCCAGGGAATTGGTTAACCGAATTCAAAACCTTAGAAAAGACTCTGGTTTTGAAGTTACTGATCGAGTAGATGTAACACTAGAGCAAGACGATAGACTGATGACAGCAGTGGAGCAGAACATGAAGTATATCAAACAAGAAACCTTGGCCGAGGAGTTGCAATTTGCGCAAGAAGTAATTGACGGAACTGAGATCGCTTTCGATGACATCAAGACCCGGTTAAGCATAAAAAAACATTAAATCATGGCAAAAGAGATAAAGAACCGATACAGCGATAATGAACTGGAGGAATTCAGAGCCCTGATCCAGGAGAAGATCGATAAAGCACAAGAACAGCTTGAACTGATCGAAAGTGCTTATAAGAACGATAGTAACAACGGTACGGACGATACCTCTCCGACCTTCAAGGCTTTTGATGAAGGTAGTGAGGTGATGAGTAAAGAGGCTAACTCGCAACTGGCTATCAGACAAGAGAAGTTTATCCGTGATCTGAAGAACGCCTTGATACGAATAGAGAACAAGACTTACGGAATCTGCCGTGTGACCGGAAAGCTAATCAATCCTGAACGCTTGAAATTGGTGCCACATGCTACCTTGAGTATCGAGGCTAAGAACATGCAAAAGTAGAAGGGGTAACCTTTGAAAAGAACAAAATCAACCCCGATTTTCGGGGTTTTTTTATGCGGTATTTATTCATCTTTATTGTCCATTTCCTGCTGATAGGCCCGGTCAGCGCCCAAAAGACCATGAACAAGCAATGGTCCTCTGAAGGATTGAATGTACTGCAGATCCGCTCGGATGAAGTTTATAATATCAAACTGTACAGTCACGATGAGCCGGAGATCAGGATGTCCATCTATGTGGAGGGAGAATCCAATGAAAGTGTGGTACTGGAGGTAAAAAAGAGGGGTGATACCTTATCCCTGGAAACCGCCTACTCACCCTATTTTGAGGCCTACAATGACAAGCTGGCTGCTCACAAAGTGATTGCCATCGAGATGGTGGTTTTCGTCCCCAGTCACATAGGGGTAGACCTGGAAGCCCGATTGGCCTCTGTAGATACTTATGGACCATTCAATTCCTTATTTGTACAACTTGATCAAGGGAATGGCATTTTTAACGACTTTGCAGGAAATGGAAAGTTGATGGCCCGCTTGGGATTTATAGAGCTTTGGGCCAGGGACAGTGTAAGTGGTAAAGCCAAGTCTATCTTCGGGAAGGCGATCAATGAATTACCTGAAGGCGGTCAGTTTCAGGTTGAAGCAGAAAGCCGTCATGGAAACGTTACTTTAAAGTCAAGCCAATAAATATTGTTATTTTTGCCCCTTCAGAAACCTGTCCGATAGCGTATTGCGCATGATTCCTAAATCCTTTTCACTCAAGAACTCAATATTACTCATCGCTTTGGTCCTGCTCATCGATCAGATAAGCAAGGTCTATATCAAAACGAACTTCGTTTTAGGCGAAGAGGTAGAAGTATTTAGTTGGTTCAAGATCCTGTTCGTGGAGAACGAAGGGATGGCTTGGGGCGCCCGCATCCCCGGGGAGTATGGCAAACTGATCCTAACCCTTTTTCGGTTGGTGGCCATATGCGGGATCGGATATTGGCTGTGGGATTCGGTTAGAAAGGTTTCGCCTCGGGTTTTGATCGTTGCCATCTCTTTCATTTTTGCCGGAGCCATGGGGAATATTATCGATTCTGTCTTCTACGGGCTGATCTTCGACAGTAGTAGCAACCAGGTTGCTACTATGTTCCCTCCTGACGGGGGATATGGAACCATTTTCCATGGCAAGGTGGTGGATATGCTCCATTTTCCTATGTGGAAAGGATATCTTCCAGATTGGATACCCTTTTGGGGCGGTGATTATTTTGTCTTCTTTGAGCCAGTATTCAATATTGCGGATTCGGCCATCACCACAGGAGTCTTTCTCTTGATCTTGTTTAACAAGAAAGCTTTTCCTAAAAAAGATAAAGAACAGGATTCCAAACCTTCAGAATCTACAGAAGGTACTTCACAGGATTAAGGAAATACATCCGGCGAGAGAAGGTTGAAGGGATATGCCGGTATATTGCGGCCTATCCAAAATAAGACCACAACTGCTAGAGAAGCGTAGGTCACTTTGTTGGATTTGACTCCTTCTCTGATACTTGCTTTATTCGATAGATAATTAAATAGTCTAGTGAAGACGATTGGGACAGCGATCATCAGGCTCAGAATCAGTAAGGGATTGGTCCAGAATGCTATTTCGAGATCCCCGTGCAGTAAATGGTGCAGAGCTCGTTGAGATCCACATCCGGGACAATGGAACCCGGTGATGAAATAAAAGGGACAGGGCAAGAGGGTCGTCTTTTCAGGGTCGATCCAATAGTACAGGGACGCCAGGCCAGTAATTCCCGCCCCGATCAAAGCAAGGGTTCCAAATCGATTTTTCATATTGTCCTCACAAAGTAAACTACAAATCTTCTTAATTGATCAATTGGACTGAGGAAATTGATGTATTCCTTCCGGGGTGATGCAATAGTGCAGGGGGATATCGACAGGATCTGTCGGAATAACCTCTTCCGGGCCAAAGTAGGACAGACCAACAAAGAGCACGCCCTTATTGCACTGAGCTAAAAAGCGATCGTAAAATCCCTTGCCATAGCCCAATCGATTCCCTTTTTGATCATAGGCTAATAAGGGCACAAAGATTACCTCCAGCTGATCGATCGGGAAGGGAATCCCACCTTCTGGTTCCGGTATTCCCATGGCATTTACAGAGATCTTGGTGTTGTCCTCCAACAGTACATGATTTAGGCTTGTTGTTTTGAAATCTGAACGGGAAAGGACCACAGATTTGTCCCTACCTTGTAAAATGTGTAGAAGATAAGAGGTGTCCACTTCCCGCTGTTGCTGGATCGGCAAAAAGAGATGAAAATACTGACGGTCCCAAATATCCAGTTTCAGGCTTTGATTGGCAATATCCAGAGAGGCCTGGTCCGGATCCTCCAGATCCAAACGTTTCTTTTTATAGATCTTCCTGAGTTCTGATTTTGTCATCAAATACTGCCTGCCTGGGTGGAGATATGGAAGATGGCATCTCCCTGGTGAACAATGGGTGCATGATTTACATTGATGATGTAACCATCATTGGGAGCCAGTACTTTAAAGCGCATGGTACCATATGGGTCTGTAATTGTTGCGAGGAATTCACCTTTTTGCACCAATTTGTTGCATTTGATCTTAACGTGCAACAATCCACTGCGTTGGGCTCTTACCCATCGGCTCTTTTCGATCAGGACTCCAGATTCCGTCAAAGGGGGTTTTACAAATTGATCCTGCAACATACCCAGTGAATCCAGTAC contains:
- a CDS encoding M20/M25/M40 family metallo-hydrolase codes for the protein MNRQYGFLSFLAVIGLIYLSFYTLMPREGTPASIPETEFSTERALLHLREISREPHMNGSPANDRVKDYLVEQLKELGLDPQIQEGFVINQNRGVLDKPVNILAKIDGTIGDRTLMIFSHYDSALVPSYGASDAGSGVVTILESVRAFLNAGVPPKNDIIILFTDAEEIGLDGAQLFVDEHPWAQEVDLALNFEARGSGGPSNMIVETNHGNQGLIKAFKEAGTEYPVASSLMYSIYKMLPNDTDSTVLREGADIDGYFFAFIDDHFDYHTANDNFENLDRNTLQHQGSYLLPLLTHLAQADLNVRASEDDVYVNFPFIKMINYPFSWILPMWVITVVLLLVLVGWGMKKGKLSGRGIGRGSLVLLLALILCTVIGKYGWSLIMSIYPEYYEIQHGFTYNGHTYIIFFVLLSLGITLFLYRRLAKQVSVANLSVAPLILWIIINGAVYLYLKGAAYFVIPVFFGLAALWLMIWQETPNLLLMALLIAPALILFSPLIQFFPVGLGLEMLLASCAFTVLLFGLALPVIGYWKGKKFLTYSVLLLSMVFLIRSHLQSDFTPEQQKPNSLIYYQDQDKGESYWVSYDDVLDSWTESYLGEEPKPASDYVASASGSKYNTGYSFANRAPDVLMDFFDVQLNEDTLIGNDRSVRFTVHPREDARLIRLYADTLVTFKKLVYNGKSIEADSTGYVWPNRRSNFILQYYVPHGDSLEVAYTSADQSIPFTILEYSFDLMSNDRLNMNPRPENTMPKPFVTTDAVVVRRSFDPRLFNTIPTDSLIADD
- a CDS encoding CBS domain-containing protein, encoding MGIKSYVGRRAKPTKGTDQQIKVSDYMTTNLIKFKTDQSVLDVMNTLIKKRISGGPVVNDKNELVGIISEGDCMKQISVSRYYNQPMKDIKVSDHMATDVETIDGNMNVFDAAELFLKSKRRRFPILEDGKLVGQISQKDVLKAALQLKGRSWR
- a CDS encoding DUF6268 family outer membrane beta-barrel protein; translated protein: MKDLTKFWLIAAILFTCISPSQNYVDVFKIGFGESFSNSFEGTNSETSITYFDLNLTYPIQFNDRTAMITGIDLVSSRLQLIPNGQRTSLYSTTLQLGLNHSFNEKWSAALVMLPKMASDYKSLEWDDLLFGGYTVARLKKTENLTYRFGWYLSDEQFGIFTTPIIGWYYLSPNSRFEMDVSLPISVDVNYALGAFTIGLDYFGIGRSYNINQVNRGNVYVQQGALDFASYLQWNGFDKSVLIRGKLGYTSNDFELYADGDTYDLGITALRINDDRIRLNPEINGGFFAKIEAIYRFNLNDSPDNEINE
- the ileS gene encoding isoleucine--tRNA ligase — encoded protein: MSTKFNEYKGLDLAKLGDEVLEFWKSEKIFEKSIAIREGKTPFVFFEGPPSANGLPGIHHVMARAIKDIFCRFKTQKGFKVDRKAGWDTHGLPIELGVEKELGITKEDIGKKISVEEYNEACRKAVMRYTDVWNRLTERAGYWVDMDNPYVTYEPKYMETVWWLLKEIYSKGLLYKGYTIQPYSPKAGTGLSSHELNQPGTYQDITDTTVVAQFKAKADTLPDFLSGKGDVHFLAWTTTPWTLPSNTALTVGPKIDYVLVKSFNQYTFEPIQVVLAKALVGKQFAGKFVEAEEAGQLADYQAGDKKVPYWIDSEFKGKDLVGIRYEQLLDYALPNDNPENAFRVISGDFVTTEDGTGIVHTAPTFGADDAKVAKEAVPEVPPLLVKDEQDNLVPLVDLQGRFRPEMGELAGKYVKNEYYDDGQAPEKSVDVELAIKLKTENKAFKVEKYLHSYPNCWRTDKPILYYPLDSWFIKVTDFRDRMFELNLGINWKPKSTGEGRFGNWLANANDWNLSRSRYWGIPLPIWRTEDGSEEKCIGSVEELKLEMKRAVEAGFMKTDIYSDFVVGDMSEENYQTIDLHKNIVDQIVLVSDSGLPMKREADLIDVWFDSGSMPYSQWHYPFENKEKVEQTWRKADFIAEGVDQTRGWFYTLHAIGTMIFDDVAYKNVVSNGLVLDKNGQKMSKRLGNAADPFETLDKYGPDATRWYMISNANPWDNLKFDLDGIAEVRNKFFGTLYNTYSFFALYANLDNFDYREPETALEDRPEIDRWILSELNSLIQIVDKAYEEYEPTRAARAISYFVQENLSNWFVRLSRRRFWKGSYGPDKISAYQTLFTCLLRVSQLSAPVAPFFMDRLYKDLMSGVVQEGQESVHLSDFPTANTGCIDPQLEHKMQKAQTISSLVLSLRQREKIKVRQPLQKIMIPVLDQSEREEIEAVSDLIKSEVNVKEIELIDEGSGILVKQIKPDFKKLGPRFGKDMKVIAQAINDFGQEEIMQLEKDGEISVSHNEKSSTLTLDDVIISSQDIEGWLVANADGVTVALDVNINPDLRNEGIARELVNRIQNLRKDSGFEVTDRVDVTLEQDDRLMTAVEQNMKYIKQETLAEELQFAQEVIDGTEIAFDDIKTRLSIKKH
- a CDS encoding TraR/DksA family transcriptional regulator translates to MAKEIKNRYSDNELEEFRALIQEKIDKAQEQLELIESAYKNDSNNGTDDTSPTFKAFDEGSEVMSKEANSQLAIRQEKFIRDLKNALIRIENKTYGICRVTGKLINPERLKLVPHATLSIEAKNMQK
- a CDS encoding lipoprotein signal peptidase; translation: MIPKSFSLKNSILLIALVLLIDQISKVYIKTNFVLGEEVEVFSWFKILFVENEGMAWGARIPGEYGKLILTLFRLVAICGIGYWLWDSVRKVSPRVLIVAISFIFAGAMGNIIDSVFYGLIFDSSSNQVATMFPPDGGYGTIFHGKVVDMLHFPMWKGYLPDWIPFWGGDYFVFFEPVFNIADSAITTGVFLLILFNKKAFPKKDKEQDSKPSESTEGTSQD
- a CDS encoding DUF2752 domain-containing protein codes for the protein MKNRFGTLALIGAGITGLASLYYWIDPEKTTLLPCPFYFITGFHCPGCGSQRALHHLLHGDLEIAFWTNPLLILSLMIAVPIVFTRLFNYLSNKASIREGVKSNKVTYASLAVVVLFWIGRNIPAYPFNLLSPDVFP
- a CDS encoding 5-formyltetrahydrofolate cyclo-ligase — its product is MTKSELRKIYKKKRLDLEDPDQASLDIANQSLKLDIWDRQYFHLFLPIQQQREVDTSYLLHILQGRDKSVVLSRSDFKTTSLNHVLLEDNTKISVNAMGIPEPEGGIPFPIDQLEVIFVPLLAYDQKGNRLGYGKGFYDRFLAQCNKGVLFVGLSYFGPEEVIPTDPVDIPLHYCITPEGIHQFPQSN